The Malus domestica chromosome 10, GDT2T_hap1 genome contains a region encoding:
- the LOC103449808 gene encoding uncharacterized protein codes for MGTKQDPTGTQRNGVGPSTALAYLDPKYWDERFSSEEHYEWLKDYSHFRHLIQSHITPNSSVLELGCGNSHLSEELYKDGVTEITCIDLSAVAVENMQKKLQSKGFKEIKVLEADMLDLPFSNECFDVVIEKGTMEVLFVDSGDPWNPRPATVTKVMKMLEGVHRVLKPDGIYISISFGQPHFRRPFFDAPQFTWSVEWSTFGDGFHYFFYTLKKGRRSVDDKGSSKEKLETQSICLFQDELEGEDYLFRTNFDELNS; via the exons ATGGGTACAAAGCAAGACCCGACCGGAACCCAGAGAAATGGCGTTGGGCCATCTACTGCTCTCGCCTACCTGGATCCCAAATACTG GGACGAACGATTCTCCTCTGAGGAGCACTACGAGTGGCTCAAGGACTACTCTCACTTCCGCCACCTCATCCAATCTCATATCACTCCCAATTCCTCT GTGTTGGAGCTGGGTTGTGGAAACTCACACTTGTCCGAAGAGTTGTATAAAGATGGGGTTACGGAAATAACTTGCATTGATCTGTCCGCTGTTGCCGTAGAGAACATGCAGAAGAAGTTACAGTCTAAAGGTTTTAAAG AAATAAAAGTTCTGGAAGCTGACATGCTAGACCTGCCTTTTAGCAACGAGTGTTTTGACGTTGTTATTGAGAAAGGAACCATG GAGGTACTGTTCGTTGATAGCGGTGACCCGTGGAATCCACGACCTGCAACAGTAACCAAGGTCATGAAAATGCTTGAGGGTGTTCATAGGGTTCTGAAACCAGATGGCATTTACATCTCAATTTCTTTTGGACAG CCACATTTTAGGCGCCCTTTTTTCGATGCTCCACAATTTACCTGGTCTGTGGAGTGGAGTACCtttggtgatggatttcattACTTCTTCTATACATTGAAGAAG GGAAGAAGATCAGTGGATGATAAAGGATCTAGCAAAGAGAAGTTAGAGACTCAGTCTATTTGTCTTTTTCAAGATGAGTTAGAGGGCGAAGATTATCTTTTCCGAACCAACTTTGATGAACTCAATAGTTAG
- the LOC103449809 gene encoding probable E3 ubiquitin-protein ligase ARI2 isoform X2 → MEDCLVSDEEYYYSDQDSLDVIENEDCDLQWIPPKGATTKVITKESLLTAQKEDLRRVMDMLFLREHHARTLLIHHRWDVDRLFAVYVDKGKSWLFAEAGVTVVEHHDLDPSPPNSPLMCAICIEDVPSNETTKMDCGHCFCNTCWTEHFVVKINEGQSKRIRCMAHKCNAICDEAVVRNLVSKRHPQLAEKFDRFLLESYIEDNKRVKWCPSTPHCGNAIRVEDDQFCEIECSCGLQFCFSCLSQAHSPCSCLMWELWAKKCRDESETVNWITVHTKPCPKCHKPVEKNGGCNLVSCICGQAFCWLCGGATGRNHTWSSIAGHSCGRYKEDKEKNAERAKRDLYRYMHYHNRYKAHTDSFKLESNLEESIQKKVSISEEKDSNLRDFSWVNNGLSRLFRSRRVLSYSYPFAFYMFGEELFKDEMTKEEREIKQNLFEDQQQQLEENVEKLSKCLESPFDQYSENEVMDIRMQVINLSAVTDTLCQKMYDCIETDLLGSLQLGIHNIAPYKSKGIEKASDLPVSWVNNADKGLALHCGTSGGSTELEQPSGFGSSDESGCSSRKRARKEGLGGGFDLNLPAEVDRSDS, encoded by the exons ATGGAGGATTGCTTGGTCAGCGACGAGGAGTACTATTACTCCGATCAGGACTCTCTCGACGTCATCGAGAACGAAGACTGTGATCTTCAGTGGATTCCCCCCAAGGGCGCCACTACTAAG GTGATTACCAAAGAATCTCTTTTAACTGCACAG AAGGAGGATTTGCGCAGGGTGATGGACATGCTATTCCTTAGGGAGCACCATGCCAGGACTTTACTTATTCATCATCGCTGGGATGTCGATAGGCTTTTTGCAGTGTATGTAGATAAGGGAAAATCTTGGTTGTTTGCTGAAGCAGGTGTAACTGTCGTTGAGCATCACGATCTTGATCCATCACCTCCCAATTCACCACTAATGTGTGCTATTTGTATAGAAGATGTACCTAGTAATGAGACGACAAAAATGGATTGCGGACATTGCTTTTGCAACACTT GTTGGACAGAGCATTTCGTCGTAAAGATAAATGAGGGTCAAAGTAAGCGCATTAGGTGCATGGCTCACAAATGCAATGCCATTTGTGATGAAGCCGTTGTCAGAAATCTAGTCAGTAAGAGGCATCCCCAGCTTGCTGAAAAATTTGACCGTTTTCTTCTTGAGTCATATATTGAAGACAATAAAAGGGTTAAGTGGTGCCCAAGCACTCCTCATTGTGGGAATGCAATACGCGTCGAGGATGATCAGTTTTGTGAGATAGAATGTTCATGTGGTCTACAATTTTGTTTCAGTTGTTTATCACAAGCTCATTCACCTTGTTCATGTTTAATGTGGGAGCTTTGGGCCAAGAAGTGCCGAGATGAATCAGAGACAGTTAATTGGATCACAGTTCATACAAAACCTTGTCCTAAATGTCACAAACCCGTGGAGAAGAATGGTGGCTGCAACCTTGTGAGCTGTATCTGTGGACAAGCATTTTG TTGGCTATGTGGTGGAGCGACTGGTCGAAACCATACATGGTCAAGTATTGCAGGTCATAGCTGTGGTCGGTacaaagaagacaaagaaaaaaatgctGAGAGGGCAAAGCGGGATCTTTACCGGTATATGCACTATCATAACCGGTACAAAGCTCATACTGATTCCTTTAAGCTTGAAAGTAACTTGGAGGAGAGTATACAAAAGAAGGTGTCAATTTCAGAGGAGAAGGATTCGAATCTCAGAGATTTTAGTTGGGTAAACAATGGACTCTCCAGACTTTTCAGATCAAGGAGGGTTCTTTCATATTCGTACCCATTTGCTTTTTATATGTTTGGAGAAGAGCTGTTTAAGGATGAGATGACAaaggaggaaagggaaataaaacaaaatttgtttgAGGACCAGCAGCAGCAACTTGAGGAAAATGTTGAGAAATTATCCAAGTGTTTGGAGTCGCCTTTTGATCAGTATAGTGAGAATGAAGTTATGGATATAAGGATGCAAGTGATCAATCTCTCAGCAGTTACAGATACCCTATGTCAGAAAAT GTATGACTGTATTGAGACTGATTTATTGGGCTCTCTACAACTTGGTATCCACAACATAGCTCCTTACAAGTCAAAGGGCATTGAGAAGGCATCAGACCTTCCCGTTAGTTGGGTCAATAATGCTGATAAAGGTCTAGCGTTGCATTGCGGCACAAGCG GAGGATCGACAGAACTGGAACAACCTTCAGGTTTTGGAAGTTCAGATGAGAGTGGATGCTCTTCTCGGAAGCGTGCTAGGAAGGAGGGTCTTGGAGGTGGTTTTGATCTAAACTTGCCAGCAGAGGTTGACAGATCTGATTCATGA
- the LOC103449809 gene encoding probable E3 ubiquitin-protein ligase ARI1 isoform X4 yields the protein MEDCLVSDEEYYYSDQDSLDVIENEDCDLQWIPPKGATTKVITKESLLTAQKEDLRRVMDMLFLREHHARTLLIHHRWDVDRLFAVYVDKGKSWLFAEAGVTVVEHHDLDPSPPNSPLMCAICIEDVPSNETTKMDCGHCFCNTCWTEHFVVKINEGQSKRIRCMAHKCNAICDEAVVRNLVSKRHPQLAEKFDRFLLESYIEDNKRVKWCPSTPHCGNAIRVEDDQFCEIECSCGLQFCFSCLSQAHSPCSCLMWELWAKKCRDESETVNWITVHTKPCPKCHKPVEKNGGCNLVSCICGQAFCWLCGGATGRNHTWSSIAGHSCGRYKEDKEKNAERAKRDLYRYMHYHNRYKAHTDSFKLESNLEESIQKKVSISEEKDSNLRDFSWVNNGLSRLFRSRRVLSYSYPFAFYMFGEELFKDEMTKEEREIKQNLFEDQQQQLEENVEKLSKCLESPFDQYSENEVMDIRMQVINLSAVTDTLCQKMYDCIETDLLGSLQLGIHNIAPYKSKGIEKASDLPVSWVNNADKGLALHCGTSGNVLT from the exons ATGGAGGATTGCTTGGTCAGCGACGAGGAGTACTATTACTCCGATCAGGACTCTCTCGACGTCATCGAGAACGAAGACTGTGATCTTCAGTGGATTCCCCCCAAGGGCGCCACTACTAAG GTGATTACCAAAGAATCTCTTTTAACTGCACAG AAGGAGGATTTGCGCAGGGTGATGGACATGCTATTCCTTAGGGAGCACCATGCCAGGACTTTACTTATTCATCATCGCTGGGATGTCGATAGGCTTTTTGCAGTGTATGTAGATAAGGGAAAATCTTGGTTGTTTGCTGAAGCAGGTGTAACTGTCGTTGAGCATCACGATCTTGATCCATCACCTCCCAATTCACCACTAATGTGTGCTATTTGTATAGAAGATGTACCTAGTAATGAGACGACAAAAATGGATTGCGGACATTGCTTTTGCAACACTT GTTGGACAGAGCATTTCGTCGTAAAGATAAATGAGGGTCAAAGTAAGCGCATTAGGTGCATGGCTCACAAATGCAATGCCATTTGTGATGAAGCCGTTGTCAGAAATCTAGTCAGTAAGAGGCATCCCCAGCTTGCTGAAAAATTTGACCGTTTTCTTCTTGAGTCATATATTGAAGACAATAAAAGGGTTAAGTGGTGCCCAAGCACTCCTCATTGTGGGAATGCAATACGCGTCGAGGATGATCAGTTTTGTGAGATAGAATGTTCATGTGGTCTACAATTTTGTTTCAGTTGTTTATCACAAGCTCATTCACCTTGTTCATGTTTAATGTGGGAGCTTTGGGCCAAGAAGTGCCGAGATGAATCAGAGACAGTTAATTGGATCACAGTTCATACAAAACCTTGTCCTAAATGTCACAAACCCGTGGAGAAGAATGGTGGCTGCAACCTTGTGAGCTGTATCTGTGGACAAGCATTTTG TTGGCTATGTGGTGGAGCGACTGGTCGAAACCATACATGGTCAAGTATTGCAGGTCATAGCTGTGGTCGGTacaaagaagacaaagaaaaaaatgctGAGAGGGCAAAGCGGGATCTTTACCGGTATATGCACTATCATAACCGGTACAAAGCTCATACTGATTCCTTTAAGCTTGAAAGTAACTTGGAGGAGAGTATACAAAAGAAGGTGTCAATTTCAGAGGAGAAGGATTCGAATCTCAGAGATTTTAGTTGGGTAAACAATGGACTCTCCAGACTTTTCAGATCAAGGAGGGTTCTTTCATATTCGTACCCATTTGCTTTTTATATGTTTGGAGAAGAGCTGTTTAAGGATGAGATGACAaaggaggaaagggaaataaaacaaaatttgtttgAGGACCAGCAGCAGCAACTTGAGGAAAATGTTGAGAAATTATCCAAGTGTTTGGAGTCGCCTTTTGATCAGTATAGTGAGAATGAAGTTATGGATATAAGGATGCAAGTGATCAATCTCTCAGCAGTTACAGATACCCTATGTCAGAAAAT GTATGACTGTATTGAGACTGATTTATTGGGCTCTCTACAACTTGGTATCCACAACATAGCTCCTTACAAGTCAAAGGGCATTGAGAAGGCATCAGACCTTCCCGTTAGTTGGGTCAATAATGCTGATAAAGGTCTAGCGTTGCATTGCGGCACAAGCG GTAATGTTTTAACCTGA
- the LOC103449809 gene encoding probable E3 ubiquitin-protein ligase ARI2 isoform X1: protein MLFVSIRKDLTFWCIGIWVAFHSLNNFRIFFDILYHYCCWVFLSNKFWLCCSVLIWEFDGVSVLLQVITKESLLTAQKEDLRRVMDMLFLREHHARTLLIHHRWDVDRLFAVYVDKGKSWLFAEAGVTVVEHHDLDPSPPNSPLMCAICIEDVPSNETTKMDCGHCFCNTCWTEHFVVKINEGQSKRIRCMAHKCNAICDEAVVRNLVSKRHPQLAEKFDRFLLESYIEDNKRVKWCPSTPHCGNAIRVEDDQFCEIECSCGLQFCFSCLSQAHSPCSCLMWELWAKKCRDESETVNWITVHTKPCPKCHKPVEKNGGCNLVSCICGQAFCWLCGGATGRNHTWSSIAGHSCGRYKEDKEKNAERAKRDLYRYMHYHNRYKAHTDSFKLESNLEESIQKKVSISEEKDSNLRDFSWVNNGLSRLFRSRRVLSYSYPFAFYMFGEELFKDEMTKEEREIKQNLFEDQQQQLEENVEKLSKCLESPFDQYSENEVMDIRMQVINLSAVTDTLCQKMYDCIETDLLGSLQLGIHNIAPYKSKGIEKASDLPVSWVNNADKGLALHCGTSGGSTELEQPSGFGSSDESGCSSRKRARKEGLGGGFDLNLPAEVDRSDS from the exons ATGTTGTTTGTTTCAATTCGGAAAGACCTAACTTTTTGGTGTATTGGAATTTGGGTTGCTTTTCACTCTCTTAATAACTTTCGCATTTTTTTCGACATTTTGTATCATTATTGCTGTTGGGTATTTCTTTCAAATAAGTTTTGGCTCTGTTGTTCTGTACTTATTTGGGAGTTTGACGGTGTTTCTGTACTGTTGCAGGTGATTACCAAAGAATCTCTTTTAACTGCACAG AAGGAGGATTTGCGCAGGGTGATGGACATGCTATTCCTTAGGGAGCACCATGCCAGGACTTTACTTATTCATCATCGCTGGGATGTCGATAGGCTTTTTGCAGTGTATGTAGATAAGGGAAAATCTTGGTTGTTTGCTGAAGCAGGTGTAACTGTCGTTGAGCATCACGATCTTGATCCATCACCTCCCAATTCACCACTAATGTGTGCTATTTGTATAGAAGATGTACCTAGTAATGAGACGACAAAAATGGATTGCGGACATTGCTTTTGCAACACTT GTTGGACAGAGCATTTCGTCGTAAAGATAAATGAGGGTCAAAGTAAGCGCATTAGGTGCATGGCTCACAAATGCAATGCCATTTGTGATGAAGCCGTTGTCAGAAATCTAGTCAGTAAGAGGCATCCCCAGCTTGCTGAAAAATTTGACCGTTTTCTTCTTGAGTCATATATTGAAGACAATAAAAGGGTTAAGTGGTGCCCAAGCACTCCTCATTGTGGGAATGCAATACGCGTCGAGGATGATCAGTTTTGTGAGATAGAATGTTCATGTGGTCTACAATTTTGTTTCAGTTGTTTATCACAAGCTCATTCACCTTGTTCATGTTTAATGTGGGAGCTTTGGGCCAAGAAGTGCCGAGATGAATCAGAGACAGTTAATTGGATCACAGTTCATACAAAACCTTGTCCTAAATGTCACAAACCCGTGGAGAAGAATGGTGGCTGCAACCTTGTGAGCTGTATCTGTGGACAAGCATTTTG TTGGCTATGTGGTGGAGCGACTGGTCGAAACCATACATGGTCAAGTATTGCAGGTCATAGCTGTGGTCGGTacaaagaagacaaagaaaaaaatgctGAGAGGGCAAAGCGGGATCTTTACCGGTATATGCACTATCATAACCGGTACAAAGCTCATACTGATTCCTTTAAGCTTGAAAGTAACTTGGAGGAGAGTATACAAAAGAAGGTGTCAATTTCAGAGGAGAAGGATTCGAATCTCAGAGATTTTAGTTGGGTAAACAATGGACTCTCCAGACTTTTCAGATCAAGGAGGGTTCTTTCATATTCGTACCCATTTGCTTTTTATATGTTTGGAGAAGAGCTGTTTAAGGATGAGATGACAaaggaggaaagggaaataaaacaaaatttgtttgAGGACCAGCAGCAGCAACTTGAGGAAAATGTTGAGAAATTATCCAAGTGTTTGGAGTCGCCTTTTGATCAGTATAGTGAGAATGAAGTTATGGATATAAGGATGCAAGTGATCAATCTCTCAGCAGTTACAGATACCCTATGTCAGAAAAT GTATGACTGTATTGAGACTGATTTATTGGGCTCTCTACAACTTGGTATCCACAACATAGCTCCTTACAAGTCAAAGGGCATTGAGAAGGCATCAGACCTTCCCGTTAGTTGGGTCAATAATGCTGATAAAGGTCTAGCGTTGCATTGCGGCACAAGCG GAGGATCGACAGAACTGGAACAACCTTCAGGTTTTGGAAGTTCAGATGAGAGTGGATGCTCTTCTCGGAAGCGTGCTAGGAAGGAGGGTCTTGGAGGTGGTTTTGATCTAAACTTGCCAGCAGAGGTTGACAGATCTGATTCATGA
- the LOC103449809 gene encoding probable E3 ubiquitin-protein ligase ARI2 isoform X3 yields the protein MLFVSIRKDLTFWCIGIWVAFHSLNNFRIFFDILYHYCCWVFLSNKFWLCCSVLIWEFDGVSVLLQVITKESLLTAQKEDLRRVMDMLFLREHHARTLLIHHRWDVDRLFAVYVDKGKSWLFAEAGVTVVEHHDLDPSPPNSPLMCAICIEDVPSNETTKMDCGHCFCNTCWTEHFVVKINEGQSKRIRCMAHKCNAICDEAVVRNLVSKRHPQLAEKFDRFLLESYIEDNKRVKWCPSTPHCGNAIRVEDDQFCEIECSCGLQFCFSCLSQAHSPCSCLMWELWAKKCRDESETVNWITVHTKPCPKCHKPVEKNGGCNLVSCICGQAFCWLCGGATGRNHTWSSIAGHSCGRYKEDKEKNAERAKRDLYRYMHYHNRYKAHTDSFKLESNLEESIQKKVSISEEKDSNLRDFSWVNNGLSRLFRSRRVLSYSYPFAFYMFGEELFKDEMTKEEREIKQNLFEDQQQQLEENVEKLSKCLESPFDQYSENEVMDIRMQVINLSAVTDTLCQKMYDCIETDLLGSLQLGIHNIAPYKSKGIEKASDLPVSWVNNADKGLALHCGTSGNVLT from the exons ATGTTGTTTGTTTCAATTCGGAAAGACCTAACTTTTTGGTGTATTGGAATTTGGGTTGCTTTTCACTCTCTTAATAACTTTCGCATTTTTTTCGACATTTTGTATCATTATTGCTGTTGGGTATTTCTTTCAAATAAGTTTTGGCTCTGTTGTTCTGTACTTATTTGGGAGTTTGACGGTGTTTCTGTACTGTTGCAGGTGATTACCAAAGAATCTCTTTTAACTGCACAG AAGGAGGATTTGCGCAGGGTGATGGACATGCTATTCCTTAGGGAGCACCATGCCAGGACTTTACTTATTCATCATCGCTGGGATGTCGATAGGCTTTTTGCAGTGTATGTAGATAAGGGAAAATCTTGGTTGTTTGCTGAAGCAGGTGTAACTGTCGTTGAGCATCACGATCTTGATCCATCACCTCCCAATTCACCACTAATGTGTGCTATTTGTATAGAAGATGTACCTAGTAATGAGACGACAAAAATGGATTGCGGACATTGCTTTTGCAACACTT GTTGGACAGAGCATTTCGTCGTAAAGATAAATGAGGGTCAAAGTAAGCGCATTAGGTGCATGGCTCACAAATGCAATGCCATTTGTGATGAAGCCGTTGTCAGAAATCTAGTCAGTAAGAGGCATCCCCAGCTTGCTGAAAAATTTGACCGTTTTCTTCTTGAGTCATATATTGAAGACAATAAAAGGGTTAAGTGGTGCCCAAGCACTCCTCATTGTGGGAATGCAATACGCGTCGAGGATGATCAGTTTTGTGAGATAGAATGTTCATGTGGTCTACAATTTTGTTTCAGTTGTTTATCACAAGCTCATTCACCTTGTTCATGTTTAATGTGGGAGCTTTGGGCCAAGAAGTGCCGAGATGAATCAGAGACAGTTAATTGGATCACAGTTCATACAAAACCTTGTCCTAAATGTCACAAACCCGTGGAGAAGAATGGTGGCTGCAACCTTGTGAGCTGTATCTGTGGACAAGCATTTTG TTGGCTATGTGGTGGAGCGACTGGTCGAAACCATACATGGTCAAGTATTGCAGGTCATAGCTGTGGTCGGTacaaagaagacaaagaaaaaaatgctGAGAGGGCAAAGCGGGATCTTTACCGGTATATGCACTATCATAACCGGTACAAAGCTCATACTGATTCCTTTAAGCTTGAAAGTAACTTGGAGGAGAGTATACAAAAGAAGGTGTCAATTTCAGAGGAGAAGGATTCGAATCTCAGAGATTTTAGTTGGGTAAACAATGGACTCTCCAGACTTTTCAGATCAAGGAGGGTTCTTTCATATTCGTACCCATTTGCTTTTTATATGTTTGGAGAAGAGCTGTTTAAGGATGAGATGACAaaggaggaaagggaaataaaacaaaatttgtttgAGGACCAGCAGCAGCAACTTGAGGAAAATGTTGAGAAATTATCCAAGTGTTTGGAGTCGCCTTTTGATCAGTATAGTGAGAATGAAGTTATGGATATAAGGATGCAAGTGATCAATCTCTCAGCAGTTACAGATACCCTATGTCAGAAAAT GTATGACTGTATTGAGACTGATTTATTGGGCTCTCTACAACTTGGTATCCACAACATAGCTCCTTACAAGTCAAAGGGCATTGAGAAGGCATCAGACCTTCCCGTTAGTTGGGTCAATAATGCTGATAAAGGTCTAGCGTTGCATTGCGGCACAAGCG GTAATGTTTTAACCTGA
- the LOC103449810 gene encoding DNA-directed RNA polymerases II, IV and V subunit 11: MNAPDRYERFVVPEGTKKVSYERDTKIINAASFTIEREDHTIGNILRMQLHRDENVLFAGYKLPHPLQYKIIVRIHTSSQSSPMQAYNQAINDLDKELDHLKSGFEAEVAKHSVEY; this comes from the exons ATGAATGCTCCAGACCGATATGAACGATTTGTCGTCCCTGAAGGGACAAAAAA GGTGTCATACGAGAGGGACACGAAGATCATCAATGCAGCATCGTTTACAATTGAGAGAGAGGACCACACCATTGGCAACATCCTCCGCAT GCAGCTACACAGGGACGAGAATGTTTTGTTTGCCGGCTACAAGCTTCCTCACCCCCTTCAGTACAAGATTATTGTCAGG ATTCACACAAGCAGCCAGTCTTCACCAATGCAAGCATACAACCAGGCTATTAATGATCTTGACAAGGAACTTGACCATTTGAAGAGTGGTTTTGAG